One Bacteroidales bacterium DNA segment encodes these proteins:
- a CDS encoding phosphotransferase: MSILKTPVERVGELFAEWHGAKADFIIPLPASGSYRQYFRLGTGGHTWIGAWNADVKENRAFVYFSRLLKNKGLNVPDIYYVSDDELCWLEQDLGDVTLLSEYQQLMDKGDLNAVETVYRKALEDLVLFQVKGREGMDLSQCYPRARFDNRSMLWDLNYFKYYFLKFARIPFDEQDLENDFQIFADYLMQADTGYFLYRDFQSRNIMLTPEGHYYIDYQSARLGAAQYDPSSLLFEAKTHLPDDLRRKLLDHYVEVFTRETRSVRSDFLKFYYPYALIRQLQAMGAYGFRGLHEQKPLFLESIPHALNHIRLILPALPEHLRIPALKSALQALTENENLRAIGKGSDKLTVRVYSFSYRSGIPFDETLHGGGFVFDCRGLPNPGRLETYKSLTGKDQEVAEYLGRFREVNDFIAHARSMVSMHINSYLQRGLTEMMVCFGCTGGRHRSVYCAEKLASELEKSWPQIGVRCIHTSLQ, translated from the coding sequence ATGAGTATTCTTAAAACACCCGTTGAAAGAGTCGGTGAACTATTCGCTGAATGGCATGGAGCTAAAGCCGATTTCATTATCCCTTTGCCGGCATCAGGCTCATACAGACAATATTTCCGCCTGGGCACAGGTGGCCATACCTGGATTGGTGCCTGGAATGCAGATGTTAAGGAAAACAGAGCATTTGTTTACTTCAGCAGGCTGTTGAAGAACAAAGGACTGAATGTACCGGATATCTATTACGTAAGTGATGACGAACTCTGCTGGCTTGAGCAGGACCTGGGTGATGTGACATTGCTCAGCGAATACCAGCAGCTGATGGATAAAGGCGACCTTAATGCCGTAGAAACTGTTTACCGGAAAGCCCTGGAAGACCTTGTTCTGTTTCAGGTTAAAGGCCGGGAGGGAATGGATCTTTCGCAATGTTATCCCCGGGCAAGGTTTGACAACAGGTCAATGCTATGGGATCTGAACTATTTTAAATACTACTTTCTGAAATTTGCCCGTATACCCTTCGATGAACAGGATCTGGAAAACGACTTTCAAATTTTTGCCGACTATCTTATGCAGGCCGATACAGGTTACTTCCTGTACCGCGATTTCCAGTCACGGAATATCATGCTGACACCCGAAGGTCACTATTATATTGATTACCAGAGTGCCCGTCTGGGAGCGGCACAATACGATCCTTCCTCCCTGCTTTTTGAAGCCAAGACGCATTTACCCGATGATTTGCGGCGGAAACTGCTTGATCATTATGTGGAGGTTTTTACCAGAGAAACCCGTTCCGTGAGATCCGACTTCCTGAAATTTTACTACCCCTACGCTTTGATCCGCCAGCTTCAGGCCATGGGTGCCTATGGTTTCAGAGGGTTGCACGAACAGAAACCCTTGTTTCTTGAATCGATACCTCATGCACTGAACCATATCCGCCTTATTCTTCCTGCATTGCCGGAACATCTGAGAATACCGGCATTGAAATCAGCCCTTCAGGCTCTTACCGAAAATGAAAACCTTCGGGCAATAGGGAAGGGAAGCGATAAACTGACAGTCAGAGTGTATAGTTTTTCGTACCGAAGCGGTATCCCGTTCGATGAAACTCTTCACGGAGGAGGATTTGTATTCGATTGCCGTGGCTTGCCGAATCCGGGAAGACTTGAAACCTACAAGTCATTGACGGGTAAGGACCAGGAAGTAGCGGAATACCTTGGTCGGTTCAGGGAGGTGAACGATTTCATTGCCCACGCCAGGTCTATGGTCAGTATGCATATTAACAGCTATTTGCAACGAGGACTAACGGAAATGATGGTGTGTTTTGGCTGTACAGGCGGAAGACATCGTTCTGTCTATTGCGCTGAAAAACTGGCTTCGGAGCTTGAAAAATCGTGGCCCCAGATTGGTGTACGGTGTATTCACACATCCCTTCAATAG
- a CDS encoding nucleotidyltransferase family protein, whose product MKAMILAAGYGTRLKPLTDSMPKALVPLAGKPMIAWIIDELVSSGFTDIVVNVHHFSSMMKDYLSGISLPDARIAISDESHQILDTGGALFHARQLLSDENPFLVHNTDILSDISLKDLYNWHCQNQNDVTLAVRNRKTSRSLLIDRNGLLKGWRNNVTGEVIMVPDAGSDLIPVAYSGIHVAGPSVFSLMGEEKVFPLIPYYLRLAEKYKVAVYFHNEGIWIDMGNKDGLKLAEEYLKKSKTIK is encoded by the coding sequence ATGAAAGCGATGATACTTGCTGCAGGATATGGAACGCGGCTGAAACCACTTACCGATTCCATGCCTAAGGCACTGGTTCCCCTGGCCGGGAAGCCAATGATTGCCTGGATTATCGATGAACTGGTTTCATCAGGTTTTACTGACATTGTGGTGAATGTGCATCATTTCTCCTCCATGATGAAAGACTATTTATCAGGTATCAGTCTTCCGGATGCACGTATAGCGATTTCAGATGAATCCCACCAGATTCTTGACACGGGTGGTGCACTCTTTCATGCCCGTCAGCTGCTCAGCGACGAAAATCCTTTTCTGGTGCATAATACAGATATTCTGTCGGATATCAGTTTGAAAGACCTGTATAACTGGCATTGCCAAAATCAGAACGATGTGACACTGGCAGTAAGGAACAGAAAAACAAGCCGTTCATTGCTGATTGACCGGAACGGATTACTGAAAGGATGGAGAAACAATGTTACCGGTGAAGTTATCATGGTGCCGGACGCAGGTTCCGACCTGATTCCTGTTGCGTACAGCGGTATTCACGTTGCCGGACCTTCCGTCTTTTCCCTGATGGGAGAAGAGAAAGTTTTCCCTCTGATACCATATTATCTCCGCCTGGCCGAAAAATATAAAGTAGCCGTGTATTTTCACAACGAGGGTATATGGATCGACATGGGCAACAAAGACGGATTGAAACTGGCGGAAGAATATCTGAAAAAATCAAAAACGATAAAATAA
- the rplS gene encoding 50S ribosomal protein L19, translating to MNLIQPVEKALLKERNFPEFKSGDTITVHYKIIEGNKERVQQFRGVVIQKKGSGLSATFTVRKISGNVGVERIFPMQSPFIQKIELNKTGQVRRARIYYLRGLTGKKARIEEKRNVTEAGEE from the coding sequence ATGAATCTTATACAACCGGTCGAAAAAGCGTTGCTTAAGGAAAGAAACTTCCCTGAATTCAAAAGCGGTGATACCATTACCGTTCATTATAAGATTATTGAAGGGAACAAGGAACGTGTTCAGCAGTTCAGAGGCGTAGTAATTCAGAAAAAGGGAAGCGGACTGAGTGCTACCTTTACCGTGCGGAAAATTTCGGGCAACGTAGGAGTTGAGAGAATATTCCCTATGCAGTCTCCCTTCATTCAGAAGATCGAACTTAACAAAACAGGGCAGGTGCGGCGTGCCCGGATTTATTATCTCAGGGGCCTTACCGGTAAAAAAGCACGTATTGAAGAGAAGAGAAACGTTACTGAAGCAGGAGAAGAATAA